The sequence GCCACCGGCCCCCTCACCGAGGTCAAGGTGACCGCCACCGCCACCCCGCTCGACCTCGGCGCCGGCATCACCGTCCGCTCCTGGGCGTACGCGGACAAGCTGCCGGGCCAGGAGGTCCGGGCCACCGCGGGCGGCACGCTCGCCCTCACCCTGGCCAACAACCTGCCCGAGGCCACCTCCATGCACTGGCACGGCCTCGCCCTGCGCAACGACATGGACGGGGTCCCGGGACTGACCCAGCGGGACATCGCCCCGGGCGGTTCCTTCCCGTACAGGTTCGCCGTCCCGACCCCGGGCACCTACTGGTTCCACCCGCACACCGGGGTCCAGCAGGACCGCGGCCTGTACGGCGCGCTCATCATCGAGGACCCCAAGGAACCCCTCTCCTACGACAAGGAGTGGGTGGTGGTCCTGGACGACTGGATCGACGGGGTGGACGGCGCCACCCCCGACGCCGTCCTCGCCGAGCTCCGCAAGGGCATGAACGGCAGCGGCGGGGCCCACGCGGCCCACGGCCAGAGCGCCTCCCCCTCCACCTCTCCCTCCCCGTCCTCCGGTGGCCCGAAGAAGCGCTCGTACGTCGCCATGGGCGGCCACAGCGACTACCTCGGCGGGGACGCGGGCGACGTCGTCTACGCGCACTACCTGATCAACGGGCGGGTGGCGGACGACCCTTCGGTCCTCACCGCGAAGCCCGGTGACCGGATCCGGCTGCGCATCATCAACGCGGGTGGGGACACCGCCTTCCGTATCGCCCTCGGCGACCACGAACTGACGGTCACCCACACCGACGGCTACCCGGTGGAGCAGACGAGGACGGGCTCGCTGCTGCTGGGCATGGGCGAGCGGTACGACGTCCTGGTCACCGCCAAGGACGGGGTGTTCCCGCTCACCGCGCTGGCCGAGGGCAAGGAGGGCTCGGCGCTCGCGGTGTTGCGTACCGGATCGGGGACGGCGCCCACGGCCGCGACCCGCCCGGCCGAACTGGACGCGCCACCGCTGATGGCGGACGCGCTGAAGGCCGCCGAACCGGTCGCGCTGGCCCCGCGCGACCCGGACCGTACGGTGCAGATCCGACTCACCGGCAACATGACCTCGTACAACTGGGCCTTCGACGGCAAGCCGTACACCCCCGACCAGCGGCATCCGGTGAAGGCGGGCGAACGGGTCCGGCTGGTGTTCGCCAACGCCACGCCCATGTGGCACCCGCTGCACCTGCACGGGCACACCTTCGCGCTGGGCGAGCAGGGG comes from Streptomyces virginiae and encodes:
- a CDS encoding multicopper oxidase family protein gives rise to the protein MRSLPTRRAVLGASAAVLGSGLLAACSASTGPSGGSGAGGHGSMNHGGSADVPEGYVDPAGPEVRAAEAARKATGPLTEVKVTATATPLDLGAGITVRSWAYADKLPGQEVRATAGGTLALTLANNLPEATSMHWHGLALRNDMDGVPGLTQRDIAPGGSFPYRFAVPTPGTYWFHPHTGVQQDRGLYGALIIEDPKEPLSYDKEWVVVLDDWIDGVDGATPDAVLAELRKGMNGSGGAHAAHGQSASPSTSPSPSSGGPKKRSYVAMGGHSDYLGGDAGDVVYAHYLINGRVADDPSVLTAKPGDRIRLRIINAGGDTAFRIALGDHELTVTHTDGYPVEQTRTGSLLLGMGERYDVLVTAKDGVFPLTALAEGKEGSALAVLRTGSGTAPTAATRPAELDAPPLMADALKAAEPVALAPRDPDRTVQIRLTGNMTSYNWAFDGKPYTPDQRHPVKAGERVRLVFANATPMWHPLHLHGHTFALGEQGGGARKDTAILLPGRRLTVDFDADNPGLWMTHCHNVYHSESGMMTVLGYQV